A stretch of Caloranaerobacter sp. TR13 DNA encodes these proteins:
- a CDS encoding flavodoxin family protein — translation MRKVLAVMGSPRKHKNTDTLLDSVLEGIKKCNVNIRKVYLKDLSINLCVGCDYCSKTGKCFINDDMNELYSEFNESDGIIIASPLYFNTVSSLTKIMIDRCQVYWSSKFILKNPAIDVNKNRIGMFIAVGGAPYKEGHFDACIPVIDLFFKAINTRYKYNLLVSDTDRFSIWERKDILNKGFNLGLKFFD, via the coding sequence ATGAGAAAGGTACTTGCAGTTATGGGTAGTCCTAGAAAACATAAGAATACAGATACTTTATTAGATAGTGTACTGGAAGGTATTAAAAAATGTAATGTTAATATTAGGAAAGTTTATCTAAAGGATTTAAGTATTAATCTGTGTGTAGGATGTGATTATTGTTCTAAAACAGGAAAGTGCTTTATAAATGACGATATGAACGAATTGTACAGTGAATTCAATGAAAGTGACGGTATAATTATAGCTTCTCCTTTATATTTTAATACAGTTAGTAGTTTAACAAAAATAATGATAGATAGATGTCAAGTTTATTGGTCTAGTAAATTTATCTTAAAAAATCCAGCTATTGATGTGAATAAAAATAGAATAGGAATGTTTATTGCTGTAGGCGGGGCCCCTTATAAAGAAGGGCATTTTGATGCATGTATCCCTGTTATAGATTTATTTTTTAAAGCTATCAATACTAGGTATAAATATAATCTATTAGTTTCTGATACTGATCGTTTTTCTATATGGGAAAGAAAAGATATATTGAATAAAGGTTTTAATTTAGGGTTAAAATTTTTTGACTAG
- the aroC gene encoding chorismate synthase has product MLRYLTGGESHGKGLIGIIEGFPANLKIDINFINNELRRRQMGYGRGGRMKIEKDKVEILSGIRNGKTIGSPITLFIKNKDWENWKGIMSIEETNLDENEIITRPRPGHADLAGAIKYNHLDIRNILERASARETAIRVAIGSIAKQFLKEFDIEIYSHVIQIGKIKIESDDISIDKIKNTDNSPLRVIDSELEKKMINEIDKAKKVGDTLGGVFEIIATNIPIGLGSHVNWDRKLDGKIAQGMMSLQGIKGVEIGIGFRAAELFGSQVHDEIYYDDGYKRYSNNAGGIEGGISNGSSIVVRAAMKPIPTLRKPLRSVDMKTKEEFEAQKERSDVCAVPSASIVAENILAWILANEIMIKFGGDSIEEVKENYNRYIDYVNSR; this is encoded by the coding sequence ATGCTTAGATATCTTACAGGAGGGGAGTCTCACGGAAAGGGACTAATCGGTATAATTGAAGGATTCCCTGCTAATTTAAAGATAGATATAAATTTTATAAACAATGAGCTTAGAAGAAGACAAATGGGTTACGGCAGAGGGGGCAGAATGAAAATTGAAAAAGATAAGGTTGAAATACTTTCAGGCATTAGAAATGGTAAAACTATAGGAAGTCCTATAACATTATTTATTAAAAATAAGGATTGGGAAAACTGGAAAGGTATAATGAGTATAGAGGAAACCAACTTAGATGAAAATGAAATTATTACCAGACCTAGACCAGGCCATGCTGATTTAGCAGGTGCTATTAAATATAATCATTTAGATATAAGAAATATTTTAGAAAGAGCAAGTGCTAGAGAAACTGCAATTAGAGTAGCTATAGGCAGTATAGCAAAACAGTTTTTGAAGGAATTTGATATCGAAATATATAGTCATGTTATTCAAATTGGAAAAATTAAGATTGAGTCTGATGACATTTCAATAGATAAAATCAAGAATACAGATAATTCTCCTTTGAGAGTAATAGACAGTGAATTAGAGAAAAAAATGATTAATGAAATAGATAAAGCTAAAAAAGTAGGTGATACTTTAGGAGGAGTTTTTGAAATTATTGCAACCAATATTCCTATCGGTTTAGGTAGTCACGTTAATTGGGATAGAAAATTAGATGGTAAGATTGCACAAGGAATGATGAGCCTTCAAGGAATAAAGGGTGTAGAAATAGGCATTGGTTTTAGAGCTGCAGAATTGTTTGGTTCACAGGTGCATGATGAAATATACTATGATGATGGATATAAAAGATATTCTAACAATGCAGGTGGTATAGAAGGAGGAATTTCAAATGGAAGTTCAATTGTTGTAAGAGCTGCAATGAAACCAATACCAACATTAAGAAAGCCTCTCAGAAGTGTAGACATGAAAACGAAGGAGGAATTTGAAGCCCAAAAAGAAAGGTCAGATGTTTGTGCAGTGCCATCTGCCAGTATTGTAGCTGAGAATATCTTAGCTTGGATATTAGCAAACGAAATTATGATTAAATTTGGAGGAGACAGTATAGAAGAAGTGAAAGAAAACTATAATAGATATATTGATTATGTAAATAGTAGGTGA
- the aroB gene encoding 3-dehydroquinate synthase codes for MEILSVDLKDRGYNIYIDKGLLKNIDNILIECGVSDNVFIITDCNVAKYYLDILLSKLGSKVIGYYILEPGEESKSIDTAKKVYKKMLETRCDRKTTILSLGGGVVGDLAGFVAATFMRGINFIQIPTTLLSQVDSSVGGKVGINFKNYKNIIGSFYQPKGVIIDTETLKTLDKREIISGLGEVFKYGLIMDYDFFLWLNDNLNSILNLENNYIVNIVKKSLNIKKAIVQKDEKENNLRKILNFGHTIGHGIEILDNFKTFKHGEAVILGMMLESFISREMGLIDEKYYTEIVYSLSRLVNPVKFSDFKQKQIMGAIKHDKKNEKGRVVLVLPIGKGKVNIYNNVDEKLIERSLKDGVVI; via the coding sequence ATGGAAATATTAAGTGTAGACCTAAAGGATAGAGGGTACAATATATATATTGATAAGGGGCTTTTGAAGAATATAGACAATATTTTAATAGAATGTGGAGTAAGTGATAATGTTTTTATTATCACAGACTGTAATGTAGCCAAATACTATTTAGATATTCTACTGTCAAAACTTGGCTCAAAAGTTATAGGTTATTATATCCTAGAGCCTGGAGAAGAAAGTAAAAGTATAGATACTGCTAAAAAAGTATATAAAAAAATGCTTGAAACTAGATGTGACAGAAAAACTACTATACTTAGTCTTGGTGGAGGAGTTGTAGGAGATTTAGCAGGTTTTGTTGCTGCAACCTTTATGAGAGGGATTAATTTTATTCAAATACCAACAACTCTCCTATCACAAGTAGACAGCAGCGTTGGAGGAAAAGTAGGGATTAATTTTAAGAATTACAAAAATATTATAGGCTCGTTTTATCAGCCTAAAGGGGTAATAATAGATACAGAAACACTTAAAACTTTAGACAAAAGAGAGATTATCAGTGGTTTAGGTGAAGTTTTCAAATATGGTTTAATAATGGATTATGACTTTTTTTTATGGTTAAACGATAATTTGAATAGTATTTTGAATTTAGAAAATAACTATATTGTAAACATAGTGAAGAAATCTTTAAATATAAAAAAAGCTATAGTTCAAAAAGATGAGAAAGAAAATAATCTAAGGAAAATCTTAAATTTTGGTCATACAATTGGACATGGTATAGAAATATTGGATAACTTTAAAACTTTTAAACATGGTGAGGCAGTAATATTAGGTATGATGTTAGAAAGCTTTATAAGTAGAGAAATGGGTTTGATTGATGAAAAATATTATACAGAGATAGTTTATAGTTTAAGTAGATTAGTGAATCCAGTAAAATTTTCAGATTTTAAGCAAAAGCAAATAATGGGTGCTATAAAGCATGATAAAAAAAATGAAAAAGGAAGGGTTGTATTAGTACTTCCTATTGGAAAAGGTAAAGTTAACATATATAATAATGTTGATGAAAAATTAATTGAAAGAAGTTTAAAGGATGGAGTAGTTATATGA
- a CDS encoding DedA family protein — protein sequence MESIILNIIDKLVSGNKLFLYLFFFFSQYLQIIFPPYPGDMVLVIEGYLSELVHLNIYFILTIAWFGTFLSSLMLYKLGEKEKEKILHSKFVKFTFDTKKFLKLRNMFNRHGPAAIFVSKFIPGIYSFTVLIAGISESDKKLTYLIIGIVNIIHHTILIILGKILKENWVIIINVIKTYNKYVIIAMIIFTLFYVLLTRINKKKFI from the coding sequence ATGGAGAGTATTATTTTAAATATTATAGATAAATTGGTTAGTGGTAATAAGTTATTTCTCTATTTATTTTTCTTTTTTTCACAATACTTACAAATAATTTTCCCACCATATCCAGGAGATATGGTATTGGTTATAGAAGGATATTTGTCTGAACTTGTACATTTAAATATTTATTTTATATTAACTATTGCATGGTTTGGAACTTTTTTATCATCTTTAATGTTATATAAACTTGGTGAAAAGGAAAAAGAAAAAATACTACATTCAAAATTTGTTAAATTTACATTCGACACTAAGAAATTTCTAAAATTAAGAAACATGTTTAATAGGCATGGCCCTGCTGCTATTTTTGTAAGCAAGTTTATTCCTGGTATATATTCATTTACAGTCTTAATAGCTGGAATTTCTGAGTCAGATAAAAAATTAACCTATCTTATAATTGGGATAGTTAATATTATTCATCATACAATATTGATTATTTTAGGGAAAATATTAAAAGAAAATTGGGTAATAATTATTAATGTAATAAAGACTTATAATAAATATGTTATTATTGCAATGATTATTTTTACCCTTTTCTATGTATTACTTACACGAATCAATAAAAAGAAATTTATATAG
- a CDS encoding restriction endonuclease — translation MDITNALKVTKKHIDSYRNKKRLKKYYLEEMKKGKTYLAIVLDGIMLRFIITFGFFLYFYIKTNDYLFSFVVAIQFFIIVNLLLYQINAFKLNKVIKRINEVVAKEEILKDLLNKTPYEFIEYCYDVLENVGLEDLKMLHQRDIDMIGNFKGKSIGIKCLQYEDDYKVTIKDVKEFFLSLKKLDIESGAIITTSTFTEDTKDFLPKLQKHIRIYLFDKDSFVELIKKTELYPKEREIEKIIINRMRDRSKKIREYRKNLLSKGKSSKYIFLSIMIYFLGKLTNYQKYYSIVSYFLLTLGLASIIRNLIIFFRPEIEKNEDSFI, via the coding sequence ATGGATATAACAAATGCTTTGAAAGTTACAAAAAAGCATATAGACAGTTACAGAAATAAAAAGAGATTAAAAAAATATTACTTAGAAGAGATGAAAAAAGGAAAGACATACTTGGCTATAGTTCTAGATGGTATTATGTTAAGATTTATAATTACTTTTGGTTTCTTTTTATATTTTTATATCAAGACAAACGACTATTTGTTTAGTTTTGTAGTTGCTATTCAGTTTTTTATAATAGTAAACTTGTTATTATATCAAATTAATGCTTTTAAACTTAATAAAGTAATTAAAAGGATTAATGAAGTAGTTGCTAAAGAAGAAATTTTAAAAGATTTATTAAATAAAACTCCATATGAATTTATAGAGTATTGTTATGATGTATTAGAAAATGTGGGTTTAGAAGATTTAAAAATGTTACATCAAAGAGATATTGATATGATAGGCAATTTTAAGGGAAAAAGCATAGGGATTAAATGTTTACAATATGAAGATGATTATAAAGTTACAATAAAGGATGTTAAAGAGTTTTTCTTATCTTTAAAAAAACTTGATATAGAATCAGGAGCTATAATAACAACATCAACTTTTACAGAAGATACCAAAGACTTTTTACCAAAGTTACAAAAACATATAAGAATTTATTTGTTTGACAAAGATAGCTTTGTTGAGTTAATTAAAAAAACAGAATTATATCCTAAAGAACGAGAAATTGAAAAAATAATAATAAATAGGATGCGAGATAGGAGTAAAAAAATTAGAGAATATAGAAAAAATTTACTATCAAAAGGAAAATCTTCTAAATATATTTTTTTAAGTATTATGATATATTTTCTCGGTAAGCTTACTAACTATCAAAAATATTACAGTATTGTATCTTATTTTTTACTTACTCTTGGATTAGCTTCAATAATTAGAAATCTTATAATATTTTTTAGACCTGAAATAGAAAAAAATGAAGATAGCTTCATATGA
- a CDS encoding ATP-binding protein, which yields MKISVLSGKGGTGKTTVATNLAYYLSKKGKKAQYLDFDVEEPNGFIFLKPEIKNTFEVKVKVSQIDESSCTQCGLCAKKCNFNALAVTKNGVLVFEKICHSCGLCSLVCPVNAITETEREIGKIEIGYTNNLKAVRGVLNIGEPMGIPILKNLKKLITPDYINIIDSPPGSSCSVVHSVEGSDYGILVTEPTKFGLHDLEIAANVIRQLGVPFGVVINKSDENDYIIEEFCEKQGIDIIEKIPFDRSIAQKYSKGELLEDKSFVEVFENIFSKIMEVS from the coding sequence ATGAAAATATCTGTACTAAGTGGGAAAGGTGGTACTGGAAAAACTACAGTAGCTACTAATTTAGCTTATTATTTAAGTAAGAAAGGAAAAAAGGCTCAGTATTTAGATTTTGATGTAGAAGAGCCTAATGGCTTCATATTTTTAAAACCTGAAATAAAAAATACTTTTGAGGTAAAAGTTAAAGTTTCACAAATTGATGAATCTTCTTGTACACAATGTGGTTTATGTGCAAAAAAATGTAATTTTAATGCTTTAGCAGTTACTAAAAATGGTGTTTTAGTTTTTGAAAAAATATGTCATAGTTGTGGACTATGTAGCTTAGTATGTCCAGTAAATGCAATTACTGAAACCGAGAGAGAAATCGGTAAAATTGAAATAGGTTATACTAATAATCTTAAAGCAGTTAGAGGAGTTCTTAACATAGGAGAACCTATGGGCATACCAATTTTAAAGAATTTAAAAAAACTAATAACTCCTGATTATATAAATATTATAGATTCTCCACCTGGTAGTTCATGCAGTGTTGTGCATTCAGTTGAAGGGTCTGATTATGGGATTTTAGTTACTGAACCAACTAAGTTTGGATTACATGATTTAGAGATTGCAGCTAATGTTATACGACAATTAGGAGTACCATTTGGTGTAGTTATTAATAAATCTGATGAAAATGACTATATTATTGAAGAATTTTGTGAAAAACAGGGAATAGATATAATTGAGAAAATACCATTTGATAGGAGTATTGCCCAAAAGTATTCTAAGGGAGAATTACTTGAAGATAAAAGCTTTGTAGAAGTTTTTGAAAATATTTTTTCTAAAATAATGGAGGTTTCATAA
- a CDS encoding SelT/SelW/SelH family (seleno)protein — translation MENKISIEYCTTUGYRPKAVSLTEKLLKEHKNKIKSITLLPSSGGVFEVKLNDELIFSKKELGRFPNEDEVESIIREKV, via the coding sequence ATGGAAAATAAAATAAGTATTGAATACTGTACTACTTGAGGATATCGTCCTAAGGCAGTTAGCCTTACAGAAAAATTACTTAAGGAACATAAAAATAAAATTAAGTCTATAACATTATTGCCTTCTTCAGGTGGAGTTTTTGAAGTTAAACTTAACGATGAACTAATTTTTTCAAAAAAAGAATTAGGCAGATTTCCTAATGAAGATGAAGTTGAAAGTATAATTAGAGAAAAAGTATAA
- a CDS encoding ATP-binding protein: MKQIIVISGKGGTGKTTLTSSFAYLAKNRDVADCDVEAPNLNLILNNTPIKRELYIGGKIAYIDKEKCIECGKCRSICRFDAIKENFEINDIKCEGCGACVEVCPNEAIKLVDDETGDVITSSIEGGKFSYAQLRIGADGAGKVVTKVRQSLISDKDKPELVIIDGSPGIGCVVISSLTGCNMAVVITEPTQSGLEDLMRVLSLVDYFHMKAYVVINKFDINLEKTKEIEDFCNENNFEVVGKVPFDHFVSKAIKKSKPVVLFEESIAGKEIRKIWNIINEKIKEVE; encoded by the coding sequence ATGAAGCAGATAATTGTAATTAGTGGAAAAGGAGGTACAGGTAAGACTACTCTTACTTCTTCATTTGCATATCTTGCTAAGAATAGAGATGTAGCTGATTGCGATGTGGAAGCTCCAAATCTTAATCTTATTTTAAATAATACTCCAATAAAAAGAGAATTATATATTGGAGGTAAAATAGCTTACATTGATAAAGAAAAATGTATTGAGTGTGGCAAGTGTAGAAGTATATGTAGATTTGATGCAATAAAAGAAAATTTTGAGATAAATGATATAAAATGCGAGGGATGTGGAGCTTGTGTTGAAGTATGTCCTAATGAAGCAATTAAATTAGTTGATGATGAAACAGGAGATGTTATTACAAGCTCTATTGAAGGTGGAAAATTTTCGTATGCTCAGTTAAGGATTGGCGCTGATGGTGCAGGTAAAGTGGTTACTAAGGTAAGACAGTCACTTATAAGTGACAAGGATAAACCAGAGTTAGTCATAATTGATGGTTCTCCAGGTATTGGATGTGTTGTGATATCTTCACTTACAGGTTGTAATATGGCTGTAGTTATAACTGAACCAACACAGTCGGGATTAGAGGACTTAATGAGAGTATTAAGTTTAGTAGACTATTTTCATATGAAAGCTTATGTGGTTATAAATAAATTTGATATTAACCTGGAAAAAACAAAAGAAATTGAAGATTTTTGTAATGAAAATAATTTTGAAGTTGTTGGTAAAGTACCTTTTGATCATTTTGTTAGTAAAGCAATAAAGAAAAGTAAGCCAGTAGTACTATTCGAGGAAAGTATTGCTGGTAAAGAAATTAGAAAAATATGGAACATAATAAATGAAAAGATTAAGGAGGTAGAATAA
- a CDS encoding NifB/NifX family molybdenum-iron cluster-binding protein yields the protein MRIALAVDGNYVSQHFGHCEGFELVDIQNNEVKNRIFVPNPGHRPGFLPKFLSEKGVNTIVAGGMGQTAQALFNENGIDVLVGISGSIEDVIKNYINGTLVSTDEVCERHEHHGECGH from the coding sequence ATGAGAATTGCGTTAGCTGTTGATGGTAATTATGTATCGCAACATTTTGGCCATTGTGAAGGATTTGAATTAGTTGATATTCAAAACAATGAAGTAAAAAATAGAATTTTTGTTCCTAATCCAGGACATAGACCAGGGTTTTTACCAAAGTTTTTAAGTGAAAAAGGAGTTAACACTATTGTTGCTGGTGGTATGGGGCAAACAGCTCAAGCTTTATTTAACGAAAATGGAATAGATGTTTTAGTTGGCATTAGTGGCAGTATTGAAGATGTAATAAAAAATTATATTAATGGTACATTAGTATCTACAGACGAGGTTTGTGAGAGACATGAGCATCATGGAGAATGTGGTCATTAG
- the pduL gene encoding phosphate propanoyltransferase, which yields MRKELPIALSNRHVHLSKEHIEKLFGEGYELTKMKDLSQPGQFAAEEKIDVVGPKGTLKGVRVLGPARGATQVEISLTDGFKLGVVPPVRNSGDLAGSPGAKLVGPKGEVELKEGIIAAARHIHMHTDDAEDFGVKDKDIVKVRVGGERGLVFENVLVRVSPKYALEMHVDVDEGNAAGVKNGDMVELIK from the coding sequence ATGAGAAAAGAATTACCTATAGCATTGTCAAACAGACATGTTCACTTAAGCAAAGAGCATATTGAAAAGCTGTTTGGAGAAGGATACGAATTAACTAAAATGAAAGATTTATCACAACCTGGACAATTCGCAGCAGAAGAAAAAATAGATGTTGTAGGACCAAAAGGTACTTTAAAAGGAGTTAGAGTATTAGGACCTGCAAGAGGAGCTACTCAAGTTGAAATTTCACTTACTGATGGATTTAAGTTAGGAGTAGTGCCACCAGTTAGAAATTCAGGAGATTTAGCAGGAAGTCCAGGAGCAAAGCTAGTTGGACCTAAAGGTGAAGTAGAGTTAAAAGAAGGAATAATTGCTGCAGCAAGGCATATACACATGCATACAGATGATGCTGAAGACTTCGGAGTTAAGGATAAAGATATAGTAAAAGTAAGAGTTGGTGGAGAAAGAGGATTAGTATTTGAAAATGTACTAGTTAGAGTGAGTCCTAAGTATGCTCTTGAAATGCATGTTGATGTTGACGAAGGAAATGCAGCAGGAGTTAAGAATGGAGATATGGTTGAATTAATAAAATAA
- a CDS encoding Fur family transcriptional regulator, translating to MQAKRLSYIENILKENGYRITEQRRKIIKLFLDNPNKHFHPTDIHAFLIEQGEAVGIATVYRNIKILLDNDIIEEVTFNSSKLYELKLFSRKSIHAHFICLKCKRVLDYIDVDTSLKLIKIINEIERRYDFKIEDSEITFTGFCKKCSIDE from the coding sequence ATGCAAGCCAAAAGATTAAGTTATATAGAAAATATTTTAAAGGAAAATGGTTACAGGATAACTGAGCAAAGGAGAAAAATAATAAAACTGTTTTTAGATAATCCGAATAAGCATTTCCATCCAACAGATATTCATGCTTTTCTCATTGAACAAGGAGAAGCTGTGGGTATTGCAACAGTATACAGAAATATAAAAATCTTGTTGGATAATGACATAATAGAGGAAGTAACATTCAATAGTTCAAAATTATACGAACTAAAACTATTTTCAAGAAAAAGTATCCATGCACATTTTATCTGTTTAAAATGTAAAAGAGTATTAGATTATATTGATGTAGATACTTCACTTAAATTAATTAAAATAATAAATGAAATTGAGAGAAGATATGATTTTAAAATTGAGGATAGTGAGATTACTTTCACAGGCTTTTGTAAAAAATGTTCAATTGATGAGTAA
- a CDS encoding TIGR01906 family membrane protein, which yields MEKYIKLFAIICIVCLPITMLLMNLEIVTFDISFFKDKYEEYNIENVTGISEENLMLITEKLLDYLKGKRENIIIFTDVGGKIEQVFEERELLHLKDVRELFRKEHVTRNLTLLLSVVSLIYIFYKDKNRLKKILVITSSIQLFLVGMLYILIYSDFYKYFTYFHKILFSNDLWLLNPETDILIQMYPLEFFSSITYRIFVLFLLEILGLLLIALLLPSRKRSKHIGV from the coding sequence ATGGAAAAATATATAAAGTTGTTTGCAATAATTTGTATTGTTTGCTTGCCAATAACTATGCTACTCATGAATTTAGAAATAGTAACATTTGATATTAGTTTTTTTAAAGATAAATATGAAGAATATAACATAGAAAATGTAACAGGAATAAGCGAAGAGAACCTAATGTTAATTACAGAAAAGCTTTTAGATTATCTGAAAGGTAAAAGAGAAAATATTATTATTTTTACAGATGTAGGAGGTAAAATTGAGCAGGTCTTTGAAGAAAGAGAATTGTTACATCTCAAAGATGTAAGAGAGCTATTTAGAAAAGAACATGTTACAAGAAATTTGACCTTATTGCTAAGTGTAGTTTCATTAATATATATATTTTACAAAGATAAAAATAGGTTAAAAAAGATTTTAGTTATTACATCTTCAATACAACTATTTTTAGTTGGAATGCTTTACATATTGATATATTCAGATTTTTATAAGTATTTTACTTATTTTCATAAAATTTTATTTTCAAATGATTTGTGGCTGCTTAATCCAGAAACAGATATTTTAATACAAATGTATCCTTTGGAGTTTTTTAGCAGTATTACTTATAGAATATTTGTATTGTTTTTATTAGAAATTTTAGGTTTACTATTAATAGCTTTATTGTTGCCAAGCAGAAAACGGTCGAAACATATAGGTGTTTAG
- the aroA gene encoding 3-phosphoshikimate 1-carboxyvinyltransferase, with translation MIVKGGNLSIKGEIKVPGDKSISHRAIMIGSIAEGKTVIHNFLMGEDCLSTVECFRKLGVNIHISDGEVVVEGVGLHGLKESKDILYVGNSGTTIRLISGILAGQNFSVAITGDESIQKRPMDRIINPLRMMRANISGLLNKFPPLRIEPTESLNGIEYKQPIPSAQVKSCILLAGLYANSDTKILQPSISRDHTERMLKYFGANIITNNNEVYLKSGNKLMGKEVYVPGDISSAAFLIVGALILKGSKVLIRDVGLNETRSGILDVLIKMGGKIKILNVRNVNNEPIGDVLVEYSELKGIEIKGNMIPRLIDEIPIIAVAATQAKGTTIIKNAEELKVKESNRIKSIVTELKKMGANIEELDDGMIINGPSKLKPANLSTYNDHRIAMSLSIAALSADGDSNIQETESINISFPDFFETLKSIIQDK, from the coding sequence ATGATTGTAAAAGGTGGTAATCTATCAATTAAAGGAGAAATAAAAGTTCCTGGAGATAAGTCAATTTCTCATAGGGCGATTATGATAGGTTCTATTGCAGAGGGTAAGACAGTAATACATAACTTTTTAATGGGAGAAGACTGTCTTTCAACAGTAGAATGTTTTAGAAAATTAGGGGTAAATATACATATTTCTGATGGAGAAGTTGTTGTAGAAGGTGTAGGCTTACATGGTCTTAAAGAATCAAAAGACATCTTATATGTAGGAAATTCAGGAACTACAATAAGATTAATTAGTGGAATTTTAGCAGGTCAAAATTTTTCAGTGGCTATTACAGGTGATGAATCAATACAAAAAAGACCTATGGATAGGATAATTAATCCTTTAAGGATGATGAGAGCAAACATTTCTGGTTTACTTAATAAATTTCCTCCTTTAAGAATTGAGCCGACAGAAAGTCTAAACGGAATTGAGTATAAACAACCAATACCTAGTGCACAGGTTAAATCTTGTATCCTTTTAGCAGGATTATATGCTAATAGCGATACGAAGATTTTGCAGCCAAGTATATCTAGAGACCATACAGAAAGAATGCTTAAATATTTTGGAGCTAATATAATAACAAATAATAATGAAGTATACTTAAAGTCTGGGAATAAACTTATGGGAAAAGAGGTTTATGTTCCAGGAGATATTTCATCAGCAGCTTTTTTAATAGTTGGAGCCTTAATATTAAAAGGATCTAAAGTATTAATAAGAGATGTAGGATTAAATGAAACCAGATCAGGTATATTAGATGTCCTAATTAAAATGGGAGGAAAAATAAAAATATTAAATGTAAGAAATGTAAATAATGAGCCAATAGGAGATGTTTTAGTTGAATATTCAGAATTAAAAGGTATAGAAATAAAAGGAAATATGATACCTAGATTAATTGACGAAATTCCTATTATTGCAGTAGCTGCTACTCAAGCTAAAGGTACGACAATTATTAAAAATGCCGAAGAGCTGAAAGTTAAAGAAAGCAATAGAATTAAATCGATAGTAACTGAACTAAAAAAAATGGGTGCTAATATTGAAGAATTAGATGATGGTATGATAATAAACGGACCTTCTAAATTAAAACCAGCAAATCTTAGTACGTATAATGACCATAGAATAGCTATGTCGTTAAGTATTGCAGCTTTAAGTGCAGATGGAGATTCAAATATACAAGAAACAGAGAGTATAAACATTTCTTTTCCAGATTTTTTTGAAACACTTAAATCTATAATACAAGATAAATAG
- a CDS encoding MTH1187 family thiamine-binding protein, whose translation MAIVEVTIVPLGTGDTSLSSYVAKCHTVLEKEKDLKYMLTPMGTIIEGDLDKILDVIRKMHEVPFAEGAKRVSTQIKIDDRRDKETSMERKVKSVESKLK comes from the coding sequence ATGGCTATAGTAGAAGTTACTATAGTACCTTTAGGTACAGGAGATACAAGTTTAAGTAGTTATGTTGCTAAATGTCATACTGTATTAGAGAAAGAAAAAGATTTGAAATACATGCTAACTCCTATGGGTACGATAATAGAAGGGGACCTAGATAAAATACTAGATGTAATTAGAAAAATGCATGAAGTGCCTTTTGCTGAAGGTGCAAAAAGGGTTTCGACGCAGATTAAGATTGATGATAGAAGAGATAAAGAAACTAGTATGGAAAGAAAGGTTAAATCTGTTGAAAGCAAACTGAAATAG